One window from the genome of Methylomarinovum caldicuralii encodes:
- the casB gene encoding type I-E CRISPR-associated protein Cse2/CasB, producing the protein MRERTFAPDNPAGNVLREWWLALADNRGDRAELRRARSADDAVLIPSTVQLVTRLRDTDVAQHRGWIERIPPIAGLAAHLDPDARHAILEDATPLPERMARLKGDRPVVSELRFRRLLRTPRHDLYRPMIRILALLDHQANLFELAESLFWWGPGIQKQWAFAYFPKLPKTA; encoded by the coding sequence ATGAGAGAACGAACCTTTGCCCCGGACAACCCGGCCGGGAACGTCCTGCGTGAATGGTGGCTTGCGCTGGCGGACAATCGCGGCGACCGCGCCGAACTGCGCCGGGCCCGATCAGCCGATGACGCCGTCCTGATTCCGTCCACCGTCCAGCTGGTGACCCGGCTCCGGGACACCGATGTCGCTCAGCATCGTGGCTGGATCGAACGCATCCCGCCCATCGCGGGACTGGCCGCCCATCTCGATCCGGATGCCCGTCATGCCATTCTCGAGGATGCCACCCCGCTGCCGGAACGCATGGCGCGCCTCAAAGGCGACCGGCCTGTTGTGTCTGAGCTGCGCTTCCGTCGCCTGCTGCGCACCCCTCGCCATGACCTCTACCGCCCCATGATCCGCATTCTGGCCCTGCTGGACCATCAGGCCAATCTCTTCGAGCTGGCCGAGAGCCTGTTCTGGTGGGGGCCGGGTATTCAGAAGCAATGGGCCTTTGCCTATTTTCCCAAACTGCCGAAAACCGCCTGA
- the cas7e gene encoding type I-E CRISPR-associated protein Cas7/Cse4/CasC, which translates to MERFVQLHLLTAYPPANLNRDDLGRPKTALMGGAERLRISSQSLKRAWRTSDLFQEKLKGHLGTRTKRMGEEIFHRLVQGGIAEKQAREWTRQIATVFGKLKKSKDDGSIEALHIEQLAHFSPEEQTAIDTLVQRLIETKQGPSAEDLNLLRERHSAADIALFGRMLADVPRFNTEAACQVAHAITVHKVAVEDDFYTAVDDLNRGEEDVGAGHMGETEFGAGLFYLYLCLDRELLLKNLGGDAKLAERTVEALVASAATVAPTGKQNSFASRARASYILCERGDTQPRSLSVAFLKPVEAGSKGLLANAVEALEDERRRLDSAYGDGDSDAVAMNTLTGQGSLADILAYAKGGLADG; encoded by the coding sequence ATGGAAAGATTCGTCCAACTGCACCTGCTGACCGCCTATCCCCCCGCCAACCTGAACCGCGACGACCTGGGCCGTCCCAAGACCGCCCTGATGGGCGGGGCCGAACGGCTGCGTATCTCCTCCCAGAGCCTCAAGCGAGCCTGGCGTACCTCCGACCTGTTCCAGGAAAAGCTCAAAGGACATCTTGGCACCCGCACCAAACGCATGGGCGAGGAGATATTCCACCGCCTGGTACAAGGGGGCATTGCAGAAAAGCAGGCCCGGGAGTGGACCCGGCAGATCGCCACAGTCTTCGGCAAGCTGAAGAAATCCAAAGACGACGGCAGCATCGAGGCCTTGCATATCGAACAATTGGCCCATTTCAGCCCCGAGGAACAGACCGCCATCGATACCCTGGTGCAGCGCCTGATCGAAACCAAACAAGGGCCGAGTGCGGAGGATTTGAATCTGCTGCGCGAGCGCCACAGCGCCGCCGACATCGCCCTGTTCGGGCGTATGCTTGCCGACGTCCCCAGATTCAACACCGAAGCCGCCTGCCAGGTGGCCCACGCCATCACCGTCCACAAGGTGGCGGTGGAGGACGACTTCTACACCGCCGTGGACGACCTCAACAGGGGCGAGGAGGACGTGGGCGCCGGCCACATGGGGGAAACCGAATTCGGCGCCGGGCTGTTCTATCTTTACCTGTGCCTCGACCGTGAATTGCTGCTCAAAAACCTCGGCGGCGACGCAAAGCTCGCCGAACGCACCGTCGAGGCGCTGGTGGCAAGCGCCGCCACTGTCGCCCCCACCGGCAAGCAGAACAGCTTCGCCTCCCGCGCCCGGGCCAGCTACATCCTTTGCGAAAGGGGCGACACCCAGCCGAGAAGCCTGTCTGTGGCGTTCCTCAAGCCGGTGGAGGCCGGAAGCAAAGGGCTGCTGGCCAACGCCGTCGAGGCCCTGGAAGACGAACGCCGGCGCCTAGACAGCGCCTACGGCGACGGCGACAGCGATGCCGTCGCCATGAATACCCTGACCGGCCAGGGCAGCCTTGCCGACATCCTCGCCTACGCCAAAGGGGGGCTTGCCGATGGCTGA